Sequence from the Deinococcus radiopugnans ATCC 19172 genome:
GGACGGGGCGGCGCTGGAAAGCAGGAGAAGGGGAAGGGTCAGCTCAGCCGTGCGTTTTGGGATCGGTGGACAGCCCAGTGGCGGGCGTGGTGTGTTCGCCCAACTCCGGCTGGCTGTCCAGCGCCCCCTTCCCGTGCTCGTCGGGACGGCTGTCCAGCGGGTTGATGTCCGGCGTTTCCGTGCTGACGCTGTCCAGCAGGATGTCCAGCACGTCACCTTGGGTGGCCAGTTCCACGGCCTTGTGGGTCACGATCTCGCCCAGGTTCAGGATGATGCTGTCGTCGGGGGCCAGGATCACGCGGTTGACCGGGCGGCCCAGGGCGTCCTTGATGCGCTGCTCGTGCAGGGCCTGCTGCCGCTCGTCCAGGGCCGTTTCGGCGTCCTCGCGGCGCTCGCCGATCCAGCCTTTGGCACGGTCCCACAGGTTGCTGGCCCCGCTGGACACGTTCTCCAGCCCGTCAGCCAATGCGGCGCGGGTGTCGGTGCCGCCGGACTGGGCGGTCTGGACCGGACGAACGCCGGTGGCCGCCAGCAACCGGTCCTCGACGCCCAGGTGCCGGGCACGTTCCACGATGGCCGCCGTCACGATCTGGCCCTGCGCGGCCACCAGGCTGCCGCCGGGGCTGCGAACTTCCGTCTTGGCACGGCGGCCGATGGCGGCCTCGGGGCTGCTGGGGTCCACGGCCGCTTCTGTACTCCTGTTCTGCAGGCCACCCGAGAGTGCTGCAGCCGTCAGGGCGCCCAGCTTGCCGGTCTGCTCGGCGCGCTCGGCCTGATATTCGGTGATCACGCCGCCCTGGTACACGATGGTCTCGCCCGCGTCGGTGGTCACGTCCTGGCTGGCGGTCTTCCCCACCACGTAGGCTTTCTGGCGCTCGGCCGTGGCGTCGCGCATGTCTTCGAAGCCGCCCTGCACCCGGTCGCGGGCGTCGCCGTAGGTCGCCACGATCACGCCGCCGGTGGCGTTGGTCGCCAGCGCCCCCAGCTTGCCGTCCCGCTCGGCCCGTTCGGCCTGCTCGGCGGTGATGATCTGGCCCTTGGTCACGATGGTGGAACCGTCCTCGGCGTGCAGGTCACTGCCCGCCGCTTTGCCGATCACGTATTCTTTCTGGCGCTCCCTGGACGCGTCGGCAATGTTGCCGTAGGCGTCCGAGATCGCCCCACCCGTCGCGGTGGTGGCGAGCGCCCCCAGCCGGCCGTGCTGCTCGGCCCGTTCGGCCTGCTCGGCGGTGATGGTCTCGCCCTTGGCCACGATCACGGTCCCGTCGTCCAGCGTCACGTCGCCGCCCGCCGTCTTGCCGATGGCGTACTCCTTCTGGCGCTCACGGGTGGCGTCGGCGATGTTCTCGTAGGCGCCCCGGATCGAGTCGCCCGCACTGCCGAAAGCCCCCCGCAGGCCGCCCGGTTCCTGCTCCTGCATGGCGCTCGCCACCGACACCGGCACGATGGCCGCGTGCTCCCCGATCTGCACGTTTTCCGGCGCAGGCACGAAGGTGCGCCCGTTGCTCAGGTCAGAGAACACGCCGCCGGTGGCCTCGTAACCCTCCACCCGGCCGGTCTTCTCGTCGAAATACACGTCGGCGATCTTGCCCAGGTCCTGTCCCTCGGTGGTCAGCAGGGTCATGCCGATCAGGCTGATCTTGCTGTCCAGCACGTCGGCCAGCCGGTCATCGTCACGGGTGGTGGTCACGTGCTCCGCCGAGTCGATCATGATGGCGTCCTCGCCGATCGAACGGATCATCTCGAAGGGCACGACTTTGGCGGCGCGAAACCAGCCGCCCTCGTCCACCAGCAGGCCCAGCACCTCGTTGGCCTGATGATCGAAAATCAGATCGTGCACGCTGTCGATGCGCTGGCCCGAGTCGATGGCAACGATGTGCCGTCCCAGAATGTCTTTGCCTTTAATCATGGATTACGCTCCAGGAAGAGGTTGAAAACGAAGAAGAAGAGGCAACCAGGACCTTCAGATAAAGCCCAGATTGAGGATGCCCTGCGGTTTCAGGTACAGGAAATACGCCAGCAGGAAAATGACGATCAGGATCAGGAGGATCAGCAACCACGTGCCGCCACCGCTCCCACCGCGATTGCCTTTGAGTCGGGTCATGTTGCCTCCATACCAGAGTGTATGGATGAACGGCGGGTCAGTGATGGCTGAAGCGCTCAGCTGCACTTGTCCTACTCTTGGGATGGTCTTTACAAAATTTAATCTGTGGACACGGCACGACTTCCTGGTCCTTACCTACCGTCCGGGATGGAAAGGCATGGGTCCGGGCGGTTCATGCCAGCAGACCAGAATCTGCTGCGTCACAGACCGCTCCGCCTTTGCGGCGCCCTCAGCCACGCAACGGTGCGGAACGGATGAGTGGCCCACCCGCAGCGCCGTTTAGACAGGACCTGTCCCTGCGCCGCAGACAGGGTGTTCACATTTGCCATTAGTTTGCGTACAATGAAAATCAAGTTCATTGCACGGAAGTTGAGTGCGGTCCAGAGCGTGCAGTGCCAAGGGTTCCCAGTCCAGACGGTTCAGGCCCCGCAGGCCAGGTCACTTCCCACCCTTTTTCCCGCCAAGGAGCACCCCATGAGCGACACCCCCACCAGCAAGGCCGCGCCCTCCGAAGGTTTGCAGATTCACGCCCCCGTCAGCGAGCAGCAGCGGGAAATCCTGACCCCGGAGGCGCTGGCCTTCGTGACCGAGCTGCACCGCCGCTTCGAGCCGCGCCGCCGCGAGCTGATGGGGGCACGCGCCGACCGTCAGGCGCGCCTGGACGCCGGGGAACTGCCGGACTTCCTGCCCGAGACCCGTGAAATCCGCGAGGGAGACTGGAAGATCGCGCCGCTGCCCGCCGACTTGCAGGACCGCCGGGTAGAGATCACCGGCCCCGTGGACCGCAAGATGATCATCAACGCCCTGAACAGCGGCGCGCGGGTGTTCATGGCCGACTTCGAGGACGCCAGCAGCCCCACCTGGGACAACATGGTGGACGGCCAGCGGAACCTGCGCGACGCGGTGCGCCGGACGATCACGCTGGAGCAAAGCGGCAAGTCCTACCAGCTCAACGACAAGACGGCGGTGCTGCTGGCCCGCCCGCGCGGCTGGCACCTGCCCGAAAAGCACGTGACGGTGGACAATGAAACGCTGTTCGGCGCGTTCTTCGACTTCGGGCTGTACGCCTTCCACAACGCCGCCGAACTCCTGAAGCGCGGCAGCGGCCCGTACTTTTACCTGCCCAAGCTGGAGTCGCACCTGGAAGCCCGGCTGTGGAACGACGTGTTCAACTTCGCCGAGGAAACGCTGGGCATCCCGCACGGCAGTATCAAGGGCACGGTGCTGATCGAGACCATCCTGGCGACCTTCGAGATGGACGAGATCCTGTACGAGTTGCGCGAGCACTCGGCGGGCCTGAACTGCGGGCGCTGGGACTACATCTTTTCCTACATCAAGAAGTTCCGCGAGCAGGGTGACCGGGTGCTGCCGGACCGCTCCAAGGTCAGCATGGCCGTGCCGATGATGAGCAACTACAGCAAACTGGCGATCCAGACCTGCCACAAGCGCGGCGCCCCGTCGATTGGCGGCATGAGCGCGTTTATTCCGGTCAAGAACGACCCGGAAGCCAACGAGAAGGCCTTCGCGCAGGTGCGCGCCGACAAGGAACGTGAGGCTGGCAACGGCCACGACGGCACCTGGGTGGCGCACCCCGGCATGGTTCAGCTCGCCACCGAGGTCTTCGACCGCCTGATGCCCACGCCCAACCAGATCGACAGCGGCAAGCAGATGGATCTGAAGATCAAGGCCGCTGACCTGCTGACCCCGCCGGAGGGCACCGTCACCGAGGCCGGCGTGCGCACCAACATCAACGTGGGCATCCAGTACCTCGCGGCGTGGCTGCGCGGCAGCGGCGCGGTGCCCATCCACAACCTGATGGAAGACGCCGCCACCGCCGAGATCAGCCGCGCGCAGCTGTGGCAGTGGCGCAAGCAGGGCGTGACGCTGGAAGACGGGCGCACCCTGTCCCATGAACTGTTCGATGAGTTGTACGCCGACGAGGCCGGCAAACTGGGCGGCGACTATGCGGACGCCACCAAGCTCTTCAAGGACATGGCCA
This genomic interval carries:
- a CDS encoding PRC-barrel domain-containing protein; its protein translation is MIKGKDILGRHIVAIDSGQRIDSVHDLIFDHQANEVLGLLVDEGGWFRAAKVVPFEMIRSIGEDAIMIDSAEHVTTTRDDDRLADVLDSKISLIGMTLLTTEGQDLGKIADVYFDEKTGRVEGYEATGGVFSDLSNGRTFVPAPENVQIGEHAAIVPVSVASAMQEQEPGGLRGAFGSAGDSIRGAYENIADATRERQKEYAIGKTAGGDVTLDDGTVIVAKGETITAEQAERAEQHGRLGALATTATGGAISDAYGNIADASRERQKEYVIGKAAGSDLHAEDGSTIVTKGQIITAEQAERAERDGKLGALATNATGGVIVATYGDARDRVQGGFEDMRDATAERQKAYVVGKTASQDVTTDAGETIVYQGGVITEYQAERAEQTGKLGALTAAALSGGLQNRSTEAAVDPSSPEAAIGRRAKTEVRSPGGSLVAAQGQIVTAAIVERARHLGVEDRLLAATGVRPVQTAQSGGTDTRAALADGLENVSSGASNLWDRAKGWIGERREDAETALDERQQALHEQRIKDALGRPVNRVILAPDDSIILNLGEIVTHKAVELATQGDVLDILLDSVSTETPDINPLDSRPDEHGKGALDSQPELGEHTTPATGLSTDPKTHG
- the aceB gene encoding malate synthase A, giving the protein MSDTPTSKAAPSEGLQIHAPVSEQQREILTPEALAFVTELHRRFEPRRRELMGARADRQARLDAGELPDFLPETREIREGDWKIAPLPADLQDRRVEITGPVDRKMIINALNSGARVFMADFEDASSPTWDNMVDGQRNLRDAVRRTITLEQSGKSYQLNDKTAVLLARPRGWHLPEKHVTVDNETLFGAFFDFGLYAFHNAAELLKRGSGPYFYLPKLESHLEARLWNDVFNFAEETLGIPHGSIKGTVLIETILATFEMDEILYELREHSAGLNCGRWDYIFSYIKKFREQGDRVLPDRSKVSMAVPMMSNYSKLAIQTCHKRGAPSIGGMSAFIPVKNDPEANEKAFAQVRADKEREAGNGHDGTWVAHPGMVQLATEVFDRLMPTPNQIDSGKQMDLKIKAADLLTPPEGTVTEAGVRTNINVGIQYLAAWLRGSGAVPIHNLMEDAATAEISRAQLWQWRKQGVTLEDGRTLSHELFDELYADEAGKLGGDYADATKLFKDMATRTPLADFLTLPGYEQLA